The following coding sequences are from one Xiphophorus couchianus chromosome 7, X_couchianus-1.0, whole genome shotgun sequence window:
- the LOC114148661 gene encoding olfactory receptor 13C2-like → MDELNGTHITLRGYVEMEKYRYLYFTVMFLVYVVIVCSNSTIVYLIWTHKNLHEPMYVFIGALLFNCVIYSSTFYPKLLTDFLSDQQVIPYSGCVFQFFMFYSVGGSEFLLLAVMAFDRYVSICKPLRYPAVMRKTTVKCLLAFAWLFPPCQLAVQAVLCVKAKICNLNLEGIFCNNAIYTVHCVRSRTVTIIGVVILLNVAVLPMLFTVFTYAKIFIMAYQSNKTFQRKAAKTCVPHLLVLISFSYLCVYDVIVARVEADLPKAARFVMTLQLFLYHPLLNPIIYGLKMKEISKHLRRLFCSTEV, encoded by the coding sequence ATGGATGAGTTAAACGGTACCCACATAACCCTTCGTGGATATGTcgaaatggagaaatacagataTCTGTATTTCACagttatgtttttagtttacgTCGTGATAGTTTGCAGCAACTCCACCATCGTGTACTTGATCTGGACTCACAAAAACCTCCACGAGCCGATGTACGTTTTCATCGGTGCTTTATTGTTTAACTGTGTTATTTACAGCTCCACTTTTTACCCGAAGCTTTTGACCGACTTCCTCTCTGATCAACAGGTCATACCGTATTCTGGTTGtgtctttcagtttttcatgttttattctgtagGTGGATCAGAGTTCTTACTGCTAGCGGTCATGGCTTTTGATAGATACGTGTCGATATGTAAACCTCTGAGATATCCAGCCGTCATGAGGAAAACCACGGTGAAATGTCTCCTGGCTTTTGCTTGGCTCTTCCCTCCGTGTCAACTTGCCGTCCAAGCAGTGCTGTGTGTCAAAGCGAAGATATGCAACCTTAATTTGGAGGGAATATTTTGCAACAACGCTATTTACACAGTTCACTGTGTTAGATCAAGGACAGTTACTATAATTGgggttgttattttattaaatgtcgCAGTGCTCCCGATGCTTTTCACAGTTTTCACATATGCAAAGATTTTCATAATGGCTTATCAaagtaacaaaacatttcagagaaagGCGGCTAAGACCTGCGTACCACACTTGTTGGTTTTGATCAGCTTTTcatatctgtgtgtgtatgaTGTAATTGTAGCTCGAGTGGAGGCAGATCTTCCAAAAGCTGCACGCTTCGTGATGACGCTGCAGTTGTTTCTGTATCATCCGCTGCTTAATCCCATAATATACGGGCTCAAGATGAAGGAAATTTCTAAGCATCTGAGGAGGTTGTTTTGTTCTACCGAAGTCTAG